AAGGAGGTGAGGAGCGCGTAGAGTTCGCTCTTGGCTTCAAAACCGATGCCCGCTACCTCGGGTAGACCGACAAGGCTGTTCTCGACGGGCGTGCTGTCGGCAAAGCCACCAAACGGCTTGAACACCTGGGGGTAAGACTCGTTGCCGCCGAGGCCCAGACCCGCCGCGATGTTGAGGGCGAACTGGTGGCCGCCATGGGGAATGCAGCGGCGCGCGGACCACCCCATCTCCTGAAGCACCGATAGTGTCCGCCTGTACTCTACCAGGCCGTAAGAAAGCACGGGGTCCATCTGCAAGATGTCCCGGTCCTTTCGGAGGCCGCCGTGCCGCAATAGATTCCGCGCGTCCTGCATGGAAAACAGATTTTCTCCCGTCGCCATAGCCGGCTGGTAATGCTCGCTAAGTTCAGCCTGCAAGGCATAATCCAGAGGATCTCCAGCCTCCTCGTACCAGCGCAGCCCGTACGGCTCGAGCGCCCTGGCATAAGCCACCGCGGTATCGAGATCGAAACGACCGTTGGCGTCCACGGCCAGGTTCTCACCTGAACCGACCAGCTCGAGCACCACCTCGATACGTCTGAGGTCTTCCTCGAGGCTGGCGCCGCCTATTTTCATCTTGACGACGCTGTAGCCCATGTCGAGGTAGCTCTGCATCTCCTCCTTTAGCTGCTCGACCTCCTTGCCGGGGTAGTAGTAGCCGCCTGCGGCATAGACGAAAACCTGCTCATCCGCTTCGCCATTCCGGTAGCGCTCTGCGAGCAGGCGGTAGAGGGGTTTTCCTTCGGCCTTGGCCAGCGCGTCCCAGAGGGCCATGTCGATGACGCCTACCGCCACGGAGCGCTCGCCGTGACCGCCGGGCTTCTCGTTCATCATCATGACGTCCCAGACGCGCTGTGGGTCTAGGGCGTTGCCCGTCTCGTCCAAGAGGCTTTTGGGCTCGGCGTTCATGATGCGCGGGATGATGCGCTCGCGCAGGATGCAGCCCTGGGCGTAACGGCCGTTCGAGTTGAAGCCGTAGCCGATCACCCTCTGGCCGTTCACGTCCACATCGGTGTAGACGGCAACGACCGAGACGTTCATCTTGCTGAAGTCGATATAGGCGTTGCGGATATCCGAGGCGATCGACACGGTGCGCTCTTGAATATCGACGATTCTCACTTCCTTCTCCTCTCTGGCTTCTCCTGACTGGCAAGCCGCGACCTCACAGCTCGGTTACAGCCTCCGTCTTGGCCCTCTGCCTGGGTCCGAGACCCGCCTCTCGGCCGTCATCTTTACAAGAGCCTCGGCATAGTTTGGCATAGTTTGCAACTCTATGCTAATCTGGCTGTGATATAGCTAGTACCGACGCCTCAGACCTACGTCTCAGACCGACGTTTCAATCATGAGGAGGGCAAGCCGTGATACCCGCGCAGCGACGCGCCGTGTTGCTTGACTTTATCCAACAGCGTGGCGCCGCATCGATCAAGGAGTTGGCCAGGCATTCGTCGTTCTCCGAAAGCACCGTGAGGCGCGACCTCGATTTCCTCAATCGGCATGGTTACCTGCAGCGCAGTTATGGCGGAGCGAATCTACCGACACTCCCGAGTACGACCTTCGAGCCTGACTTCGCCATAGGCGTCCATCAAAATCATGAGGCGAAGCGAGCCATCGGAAAGCTCGCCGCTGGACGCGTGGAGAACGGTTGGAGCGTGATCTTCGACTCCAGCTCGACGGTGCTCGAGGCTGCCAAAGAAGTGGTCAAACGAGGCGTGCGCGTCACCGCGCTGACGAATGA
This DNA window, taken from Deinococcota bacterium, encodes the following:
- a CDS encoding mandelate racemase/muconate lactonizing enzyme family protein translates to MRIVDIQERTVSIASDIRNAYIDFSKMNVSVVAVYTDVDVNGQRVIGYGFNSNGRYAQGCILRERIIPRIMNAEPKSLLDETGNALDPQRVWDVMMMNEKPGGHGERSVAVGVIDMALWDALAKAEGKPLYRLLAERYRNGEADEQVFVYAAGGYYYPGKEVEQLKEEMQSYLDMGYSVVKMKIGGASLEEDLRRIEVVLELVGSGENLAVDANGRFDLDTAVAYARALEPYGLRWYEEAGDPLDYALQAELSEHYQPAMATGENLFSMQDARNLLRHGGLRKDRDILQMDPVLSYGLVEYRRTLSVLQEMGWSARRCIPHGGHQFALNIAAGLGLGGNESYPQVFKPFGGFADSTPVENSLVGLPEVAGIGFEAKSELYALLTSLFHGDG